In one Rutidosis leptorrhynchoides isolate AG116_Rl617_1_P2 chromosome 8, CSIRO_AGI_Rlap_v1, whole genome shotgun sequence genomic region, the following are encoded:
- the LOC139864092 gene encoding uncharacterized protein translates to MIHTWQAGQRIKAETLEDWKQELIAFPSMSNTNPSYAPVVVEARIANCIVGGICTDTGAGADIMYEHCFVRLLERVKEKMKDILVPLASFDNDPLWSIGSILLEVVLGKSLFKRTAHIEFLVVKANSQYNVILERSAMMTFDAVTSTILGMMKFPTPARIATLYAERKRTTESFPDQKIIIGNTLTKETKEKLHNILDANIDVFAWQVSDMTGVPRHIAEHKLNVNPNIPPVCQKKGGMAPERTKLLREEVRNLVDAGILREVKY, encoded by the exons ATGATACATACGTGGCAAGCCGGACAACGGATAAAAGCAGAAACATTAGAAGATTGGAAGCAAGAGTTGATTGCTTTTCCTTCTATGTCGAATACTAATCCGTCTTATGCTCCTGTAGTGGTTGAAGCTCGTATAGCAAATTGTATTGTTGGAGGAATATGCACTGATACTGGAGCTGGAGCAgatattatgtatgaacattgttttGTACGATTACTGGAAAGAGTGAAAGAAAAGATGAAAGACATACTTGTTCCTTTAGCAAGTTTTGACAATGATCCATTGTGGTCAATAGGGAGTATACTTTTAGAGGTAGTATTAGGGAAATCGCTATTCAAAAGAACCGCTCATATCGAGTTTCTTGTAGTAAAGGCGAATTCACAATATAATGTCATTTTGGAACGTTCAGCTATGATGACTTTTGACGCTGTAACATCAACAATACTTGGAATGATGAAATTTCCCACACCGGCTAGGATAGCAACGCTATATGCTGAACGAAAAAGAACAACTGAAT CATTCCCAGATCAAAAAATTATCATTGGAAATAcattaacaaaggaaacaaaagaaAAACTTCACAATATTTTAGATGCTAACATAGATGTATTTGCATGGCAAGTTTCTGACATGACTGGAGTACCGCGACACATTGCTGAACATAAGCTTAATGTGAATCCTAATATTCCACCAGTATGTCAAAAGAAAGGAGGTATGGCTCCTGAACGGACAAAACTTTTGAGAGAAGAAGTTAGAAATTTGGTGGATGCTGGAATATTAAGAGAAGTCAAATATTAA
- the LOC139864090 gene encoding uncharacterized protein encodes MKLNPKKCMFGVEEDKFLGHIVTERGIKANPKKIQAVEDMASPKTKKEKDIAWTAEAEATFQDVKQLLKELPTLTAPIAGETLILYMAVSAEAISSVLIAERNGVQMPIYFVSKLLQQSEMNYPPIEKLVYALVHTARRLRRYFQGHPILVLTDQPIKQILKHPESSGCLVKWAIELGEYEINFSPRHAVKGQILAYFLLETTEKVDYLREAQSNNCMWEFHTDGVSSEEGVGAGLVLTNPEGEEHTYALKFCFYASNNEVEYEALLSGLRIASEMGIKNLRAYVDSQIVAQLLFDGKYNQWLQRIAQYIDYKSEKANYIWASLKEGPVVEFHPETGMPIPVYELSGEKREKAQSDIEAKNINMQAIPYELFKNVDRNNTAKDI; translated from the exons ATGAAATTGAATCCCAAGAAGTGTATGTTTGGTGTTGAAGAGGataaatttttgggtcatattgttACAGAAAGAGGAATCAAGGCAAATCCAAAGAAAATTCAAGCGGTCGAGGATATGGCTTCTCCAAAAACAAAGAAAGAG AAAGATATTGCTTGGACGGCGGAAGCTGAAGCAACTTTTCAAGATGTTAAACAACTTTTAAAGGAGTTACCAACATTAACTGCACCTATAGCAGGAGAAACATTAATCCTATATATGGCAGTATCAGCAGAGGCCATTAGTTCAGTTTTAATCGCAGAACGGAATGGGGTGCAAATGCCAATATATTTTGTAAGCAAGCTATTACAACAAAGTGAAATGAATTATCCACCCATTGAAAAATTGGTATATGCACTAGTGCACACAGCTAGACGGCTAAGACGATATTTTCAAGGACACCCAATTCTTGTCTTAACAGACCAACCAATTAAACAAATTTTGAAACACCCAGAATCATCAGGGTGTCTAGTAAAATGGGCAATTGAGTTGGGAGAGTATGAAATTAATTTTTCACCTAGACATGcagtcaaaggacaaattttagcaTATTTTCTTTTAGAAACAACTGAAAAAGTAGATTATTTGCGAGAAGCTCAAAGCAATAATTGCATGTGGGAGTTTCATACTGATGGTGTGTCAAGTGAAGAGGGAGTAGGTGCAGGATTGGTGCTCACAAATCCAGAAGGGGAAGAACATACATACGCACTTAAGTTTTGTTTTTATGCATCTAACAATGAGGTAGAGTATGAGGCATTGCTTTCCGGCCTCCGCATAGCATCTGAGATGGGAATAAAAAATTTACGTGCCTATGTGGATTCTCAGATTGTTGCACAGT tgttgtttgatggaaagtatAACCAGTGGCTTCAGCGTATcgctcagtacatagactataagagtGAGAAGGCAAACTACATATGGGCTTCTTTGAAAGAAGGTCCAGTTGTTGAATTCCATCCAGAAACTGGTATGCCTATTCCAGTCTATGAGCTTTCTGGAGAGAAACGTGAGAAAGCTCAGAGTGATATTGAAGCTAAAAATATCaacatgcaagctatcccgtatgagttgtttaaAAATGTTGATAGAAATAATACTGCTAAGGACATATGA